A genomic segment from Elusimicrobiales bacterium encodes:
- a CDS encoding AAA family ATPase gives MKNMSEVAMLAWNIAGAEAISANFELIEREHFFISLTEINKLLAHTAAKFNFTPEQTASAAAEFARLESAFKKLNLDMVTLRRAVRQKLGEGTYFLRRGDIHRSADSRKVFDRAKDLCRPGKTTGVAIMRALMENPGPIITQALEKNGSSPGAVLKEMEELSAPPEIRLAAQPKKQPDPRPPADMGALLKYGRDLSALAGKAQIFQCAGRLKEMERLLAVLWIGPKKIPVLIGPQGVGKTAMAETLAVRIFEGKAPGHLAGKTSVEIDTPALLRASPENNLQAKLGDIAAAAGAAAQEIMLYIPSAPQLLDAEKGACAARGGPQELRALLLSGAVRVILSADEAGFARMAADAELGPRLEKVPVAETGSQETLEILRAWKARLEKTHGVRINDKALPVVLSLGEAFRSPGAQPRKAIKILERACERAASAAKDPKGVAAVQYAELARKYGVTVSGEIDELRVAGAVAEAAGIPAGQVAEKLDNAVQSRLANLERIVKEGSVGQAEAADILVKRLTALVSGTITRPSVPFIFLFLGPEGAGKDELARQAAAGMFGSESEFVSYDMSQYSREEGVKKLFGNQYSAGILVDFLSRKPLSVVLFENVDKTPPIFFEEFCRFVRRNDITGDNGKRIDISLPLFILSSSLFSQAQLDQKKLPDAAEREVAKRFRGQLPRSFQEIITEIIVFKPLTEQIAARILLGWIEQARAMVRERCGADMRIGRDVERLLMEKGFSKSFGLRHLRVAYDEYFFSAVQTALNSREMFCSPLWNMTVADGRVTASPRQQDKPPYSTNPTG, from the coding sequence ATGAAGAACATGTCCGAGGTGGCGATGCTGGCGTGGAATATCGCCGGAGCAGAGGCTATAAGCGCGAATTTCGAGCTTATAGAGCGCGAGCATTTCTTCATCAGCCTGACCGAAATAAACAAGCTGCTGGCGCACACCGCCGCCAAATTCAATTTCACGCCGGAGCAGACGGCCTCCGCCGCGGCGGAGTTCGCGCGGCTGGAATCGGCTTTCAAAAAGCTGAACCTTGATATGGTGACGCTGCGCCGCGCGGTGCGCCAGAAACTGGGCGAGGGGACCTATTTCCTGCGCCGCGGCGACATACACCGCAGCGCCGACAGCCGCAAAGTTTTTGACCGCGCCAAAGACCTCTGCCGCCCCGGAAAAACCACCGGCGTCGCCATCATGCGCGCGCTGATGGAAAATCCGGGGCCCATAATAACGCAAGCGCTGGAGAAAAACGGTTCCTCCCCCGGCGCGGTGCTAAAGGAGATGGAGGAGCTTTCCGCCCCGCCGGAAATAAGACTGGCCGCGCAGCCAAAGAAGCAGCCCGACCCCCGCCCTCCGGCGGACATGGGCGCGCTGCTCAAATACGGGCGCGACCTGTCCGCGCTGGCGGGCAAGGCGCAGATTTTTCAGTGCGCGGGCCGCCTAAAGGAAATGGAGCGGCTGCTTGCGGTTCTGTGGATAGGCCCCAAGAAAATACCCGTGCTTATCGGCCCGCAGGGAGTTGGCAAAACGGCCATGGCGGAAACCCTGGCCGTGCGGATATTTGAGGGCAAGGCGCCTGGCCATCTGGCCGGCAAAACCTCCGTGGAGATAGACACACCCGCGCTGCTGCGCGCGTCGCCGGAAAATAATTTGCAGGCCAAGCTGGGGGACATAGCCGCGGCTGCCGGCGCCGCGGCGCAGGAAATTATGCTTTACATCCCAAGCGCGCCTCAGCTGCTGGACGCGGAAAAAGGCGCCTGCGCCGCCAGGGGCGGGCCGCAGGAACTGCGCGCACTGCTGCTGTCGGGCGCGGTCAGGGTCATATTATCCGCCGACGAGGCTGGCTTCGCCAGAATGGCCGCCGATGCGGAACTGGGCCCACGCCTTGAAAAAGTGCCCGTGGCCGAAACCGGCTCCCAGGAAACTCTGGAAATCCTGCGCGCCTGGAAAGCCAGGCTGGAAAAGACGCACGGGGTCAGGATAAACGACAAGGCGCTGCCCGTGGTACTCAGCCTGGGAGAGGCGTTCCGCTCTCCCGGCGCGCAGCCCCGCAAGGCCATAAAAATTCTTGAACGCGCGTGCGAGCGCGCCGCGTCCGCCGCCAAGGACCCCAAAGGCGTGGCGGCGGTCCAGTACGCCGAGCTGGCGCGCAAATACGGCGTCACCGTCTCCGGCGAAATAGACGAGTTGCGCGTGGCCGGCGCCGTGGCCGAGGCCGCCGGCATTCCCGCCGGGCAGGTGGCCGAAAAGCTGGACAATGCGGTGCAGTCCAGGCTTGCCAATCTGGAACGGATAGTCAAGGAAGGCTCGGTGGGCCAGGCGGAGGCGGCGGACATTCTGGTCAAACGGCTGACCGCGCTTGTCTCCGGCACGATTACGCGGCCCTCGGTGCCTTTCATATTCCTGTTTCTGGGGCCGGAAGGCGCCGGCAAGGACGAGCTGGCCCGGCAGGCCGCCGCTGGCATGTTCGGCTCGGAAAGCGAATTTGTTTCCTACGACATGTCCCAGTACAGCCGCGAGGAGGGGGTTAAAAAGCTCTTCGGCAACCAGTACTCCGCCGGAATACTGGTGGATTTCCTTTCGCGCAAGCCTCTCAGCGTGGTGCTCTTTGAAAACGTGGACAAGACCCCGCCCATATTTTTTGAGGAATTCTGCCGTTTCGTCCGGCGCAACGACATAACCGGCGACAACGGCAAGCGGATAGACATAAGCCTGCCGCTGTTCATACTGTCCTCCTCGCTTTTCTCGCAGGCGCAGCTGGACCAGAAAAAACTGCCTGACGCCGCCGAACGCGAGGTGGCCAAACGTTTCCGCGGCCAGTTGCCGCGCAGCTTTCAGGAAATCATAACCGAAATAATAGTGTTCAAGCCGCTGACAGAACAGATAGCCGCCCGCATACTGCTGGGCTGGATTGAGCAGGCGCGCGCCATGGTGCGCGAACGCTGCGGCGCGGACATGCGCATCGGCCGGGACGTGGAACGACTGCTGATGGAAAAAGGCTTTTCCAAATCCTTCGGGCTGCGCCACCTGCGCGTGGCCTACGACGAGTATTTCTTTTCCGCGGTGCAGACCGCGCTCAACAGCCGCGAGATGTTCTGCAGCCCGCTGTGGAACATGACTGTGGCGGATGGGCGGGTAACAGCCTCGCCCAGACAGCAGGACAAGCCGCCGTATTCCACAAATCCCACCGGCTAG
- a CDS encoding TM1266 family iron-only hydrogenase system putative regulator, translated as MGKHVGVVAVLVADRKHSAPKVNEILTKHGDIIVGRMGMPYHQRDLHVITLIVDGTNDEIGALTGKLGAVKDVTVKSALAKCS; from the coding sequence ATGGGCAAGCATGTGGGAGTGGTGGCTGTTCTGGTGGCGGACCGCAAGCACAGCGCGCCGAAGGTGAACGAAATCCTCACCAAGCACGGCGATATTATCGTAGGGCGGATGGGGATGCCTTACCATCAGCGCGACCTTCATGTCATCACGCTTATCGTTGACGGCACGAATGACGAAATCGGCGCGCTGACCGGCAAGCTGGGCGCGGTAAAAGACGTAACGGTCAAAAGCGCGCTGGCCAAATGCAGTTAG
- a CDS encoding NADH-dependent [FeFe] hydrogenase, group A6 — protein sequence MTVNLKINGKDCRAADGATLLEACKTAGVKVPTLCYLENVNDEGSCGVCVVEVKGQRTLARACITKAANGMEVSTNTPAVRAARKTNVELLLANHPADCLVCQKSDYCSLRFLAADLGIKESRYERTAKKHEQDATSPSLVRDPDKCILCRRCVAVCAEKQSVCAIGLAGRGEESVVTTFGDMGLGGVECANCGQCALVCPTGAIMEKSEVADVWKAIDDPKKTVIVQTAPAVRVAIGEDFGLEPGTAWTGKMAAALRALGFDKVFDTDFTADLTILEEGNELLSRVKNGGTLPMITSCSPGWIKFAEHFFPGVLDHLSTCKSPQQMFGALAKTYYAEKLGVDPRNIVVVSLMPCTAKKYEARRPEMNSAFQYWKKKLNLKDGDSFQDVDYVLTTREAARMVKEAGIDFAAIPGEDFDKPLGISTGAGVIFGATGGVMEAALRTVYEVVTGKTLTKLEFESVRGMEGIKSAEVDLNGLKVKVAVAHGLGNARKLLEQIRDGKSPYHFIEIMTCDGGCLGGGGQPFTTNAETRKKRAQAIYAEDKDMPMRKSHENPAVKELYAEFLEKPLGHKSHELLHTHYTPRGVHPDDVKAEKPACKKEHVCAH from the coding sequence ATGACCGTCAATCTCAAAATCAACGGAAAAGACTGCCGCGCGGCGGACGGCGCCACCCTGCTGGAGGCGTGCAAAACCGCCGGTGTGAAGGTGCCGACGCTGTGCTATCTTGAGAACGTAAACGACGAAGGCTCCTGCGGCGTCTGCGTGGTGGAGGTCAAGGGCCAGCGCACGCTGGCGCGCGCCTGCATCACCAAAGCCGCAAACGGGATGGAGGTTTCCACCAACACCCCCGCCGTCCGCGCCGCGCGCAAAACAAACGTGGAACTGCTGCTTGCCAACCATCCGGCGGACTGTCTGGTATGCCAGAAGAGCGACTACTGCTCGCTGCGTTTCCTGGCGGCGGATTTAGGCATCAAGGAATCCCGCTACGAGCGCACCGCCAAAAAACATGAGCAGGACGCCACCTCGCCCTCTCTGGTGCGCGACCCGGACAAGTGCATTCTCTGCCGCCGCTGCGTGGCCGTCTGCGCCGAGAAGCAGAGCGTCTGCGCCATCGGCCTTGCGGGCCGGGGCGAGGAGTCGGTGGTAACGACTTTCGGCGATATGGGCCTGGGCGGCGTGGAATGCGCCAACTGCGGCCAGTGCGCGCTTGTCTGCCCCACCGGCGCCATCATGGAAAAATCCGAGGTTGCCGACGTCTGGAAAGCCATAGACGACCCGAAAAAGACTGTTATCGTCCAGACCGCGCCGGCGGTGCGCGTCGCAATCGGCGAGGATTTCGGGCTGGAGCCGGGAACCGCCTGGACCGGCAAAATGGCCGCCGCGCTGCGCGCGCTGGGCTTTGACAAGGTCTTTGACACGGATTTCACCGCCGACCTCACCATACTGGAGGAAGGCAACGAGCTGCTCTCCCGCGTCAAAAACGGCGGGACGCTGCCGATGATAACCTCCTGCTCCCCGGGCTGGATAAAGTTCGCCGAGCATTTCTTCCCCGGCGTGCTGGATCATTTGTCCACCTGCAAGTCGCCGCAGCAGATGTTCGGCGCGCTGGCAAAGACCTACTACGCCGAAAAGCTGGGCGTTGACCCGCGCAATATAGTGGTGGTTTCGCTGATGCCCTGCACGGCGAAAAAGTACGAAGCCCGCAGGCCGGAGATGAACTCGGCATTCCAGTACTGGAAAAAGAAACTCAACCTCAAGGACGGCGACAGCTTCCAGGATGTGGACTACGTGCTGACCACCAGAGAGGCCGCGCGCATGGTTAAAGAGGCCGGCATAGACTTCGCGGCCATCCCCGGCGAGGATTTTGACAAGCCGCTGGGAATCAGCACCGGTGCGGGTGTGATATTCGGCGCCACCGGCGGCGTCATGGAAGCCGCGCTGCGCACCGTCTACGAGGTGGTAACCGGCAAAACCCTGACGAAGCTGGAGTTTGAATCCGTGCGCGGCATGGAAGGCATAAAATCAGCCGAGGTTGACCTCAACGGCCTCAAAGTGAAGGTCGCCGTGGCGCATGGCCTGGGCAATGCCAGAAAGCTGCTGGAACAAATCCGGGACGGCAAGTCGCCCTACCACTTCATAGAAATAATGACCTGCGACGGCGGCTGCCTCGGCGGCGGCGGACAGCCTTTCACCACCAATGCCGAGACGCGCAAAAAGCGCGCGCAGGCCATTTACGCAGAGGATAAGGACATGCCGATGCGCAAATCGCATGAAAATCCGGCGGTCAAAGAGCTGTATGCGGAGTTTCTGGAAAAGCCGCTGGGCCACAAGTCGCACGAGCTGCTGCATACGCATTACACGCCGCGCGGCGTTCACCCGGACGATGTCAAAGCGGAAAAACCCGCGTGCAAAAAAGAGCACGTTTGCGCGCATTAG
- a CDS encoding tetratricopeptide repeat protein — protein MNKPKWPYAVIAAAIAAVFYPCLCAGYVNWDDFKTVVENPLLQDRSARGIGALFSSFTAGHYQPLALLSFMAEQAAFGTGAAVSHAVNLVLHLLNSWLVYMLAVRLLADWRKSLFAALLFAIHPLHVESAAWISERKDLVYSFFYLCALLAYLRGWYWRTLGLFALSLLGKSMAVTLPLVLLLVDWRAEGKITARQLARKLPFAALSLVFGITAVVSQHKADFAAAYSWDKAAGGFFIACGNLLFYLAKFIAPLGLSAFYPFPGKGEFAVPGLYYGAPVLIAAILWFLRGHLRGMAAFGLLFFAAAIAPALEFVPIGRAIAADHFTYLPYIGIILWICGAVPSGKRAAVFAALWLAGLGALAHRRCHVWQDSVSLWTDAAEKFPLSPVTRINKGIALRRAGQSDAALSEFSAALALDPRSALAHSNIGITLAEKGDIPAALEHFRIAAETEPQNPDFRRNLKIIQKHKSRSPEETRR, from the coding sequence ATGAATAAACCCAAATGGCCGTATGCGGTTATAGCCGCCGCAATCGCGGCGGTGTTTTACCCCTGCCTTTGCGCCGGATACGTAAACTGGGACGATTTCAAGACCGTGGTGGAAAACCCGCTGCTGCAAGACCGCTCCGCGCGCGGTATCGGCGCGCTTTTCTCGTCTTTCACCGCGGGGCATTACCAGCCGCTGGCGCTGCTGTCATTCATGGCGGAGCAGGCGGCGTTCGGGACCGGCGCAGCCGTATCCCATGCGGTCAATCTGGTTTTGCATCTGCTTAACTCGTGGCTGGTTTATATGCTGGCAGTCAGATTGCTGGCGGATTGGCGAAAATCGCTTTTTGCCGCGCTTTTGTTCGCCATACATCCGCTGCATGTGGAATCCGCCGCGTGGATAAGCGAGCGCAAGGACCTCGTCTACTCGTTTTTTTATCTCTGCGCGCTGCTGGCGTATCTGCGCGGCTGGTACTGGCGGACGCTGGGGCTGTTTGCGCTGTCGCTGCTGGGCAAATCCATGGCGGTTACGCTGCCGCTTGTCCTGCTGCTTGTGGACTGGCGCGCCGAAGGGAAAATAACCGCCCGGCAGCTGGCGCGGAAACTGCCTTTCGCCGCGCTCTCGCTTGTGTTCGGAATAACCGCGGTTGTTTCCCAGCACAAGGCGGATTTCGCGGCGGCATATTCGTGGGACAAAGCTGCGGGCGGGTTCTTTATCGCCTGCGGAAACCTGCTGTTTTATCTGGCGAAATTTATCGCCCCTCTGGGGCTTTCGGCCTTTTATCCGTTTCCCGGAAAAGGCGAGTTCGCCGTGCCGGGGCTTTATTACGGCGCGCCCGTGCTGATAGCCGCCATACTCTGGTTTTTACGCGGGCATTTGCGCGGCATGGCGGCATTCGGCCTGCTGTTTTTCGCGGCGGCGATAGCCCCGGCGCTGGAATTTGTGCCGATAGGCCGCGCCATCGCGGCGGACCACTTCACCTATTTGCCGTATATCGGAATCATCCTCTGGATTTGCGGCGCGGTCCCGTCCGGGAAACGGGCCGCGGTTTTTGCCGCGCTGTGGCTGGCCGGGCTGGGCGCGCTGGCGCATCGGCGCTGCCATGTCTGGCAGGACAGCGTTTCGCTCTGGACCGACGCGGCGGAAAAATTCCCCCTTTCCCCGGTAACGCGGATTAATAAAGGCATCGCGCTGCGCCGCGCCGGGCAGAGCGATGCCGCGCTGTCCGAATTCAGCGCGGCGCTTGCGCTGGACCCGCGCTCGGCGCTGGCGCATTCAAATATCGGGATAACGCTCGCTGAAAAAGGCGATATTCCCGCCGCGCTGGAGCATTTCCGCATCGCCGCGGAAACGGAGCCGCAAAACCCGGATTTCCGGCGTAATCTGAAAATTATTCAGAAGCACAAATCGCGCTCGCCGGAAGAGACGCGGCGGTAA
- a CDS encoding helix-turn-helix transcriptional regulator, producing the protein MKAKKLLFNDWLKAEMKDPEFKKAYEEEDIRTRLAYLIAERRQKKHISQAELARRIHTKQQVISDIETLKHPNITLNTLQKIARALDTQLRISLM; encoded by the coding sequence ATGAAAGCTAAAAAACTTCTGTTCAATGACTGGCTCAAGGCGGAGATGAAAGACCCTGAGTTCAAGAAGGCGTATGAGGAAGAAGACATCAGAACTCGGCTTGCCTATCTAATCGCCGAAAGACGGCAAAAAAAGCATATAAGCCAGGCCGAGCTTGCGCGCAGAATACACACCAAGCAGCAGGTGATATCGGATATAGAAACGCTCAAACATCCGAATATCACGCTAAACACTTTGCAAAAAATCGCCCGCGCGCTGGACACGCAGCTTCGCATTTCGCTGATGTGA
- a CDS encoding NAD(P)H-dependent oxidoreductase subunit E, with translation MKKNSVVETLHRAQADKKSHTSLSADAMRDAARDCGAPPSQVYGVATFYTMFSVKPRGKHVIRICRNLACHMDGACKIVDALKKELGVELGGTTADGEFTLEESSCLGMCAAAPAMMIDDKQYGNLTAAGVKEILRRVRKGE, from the coding sequence ATGAAGAAAAATTCGGTCGTGGAAACACTGCATCGCGCGCAGGCGGACAAAAAAAGCCATACCAGCCTCAGCGCGGACGCCATGCGCGACGCCGCGCGGGACTGCGGCGCGCCGCCGTCCCAGGTCTACGGCGTGGCCACCTTTTACACTATGTTTTCCGTCAAGCCGCGCGGGAAGCATGTCATAAGGATATGCCGCAACCTCGCCTGCCATATGGACGGGGCCTGCAAAATCGTGGACGCCCTGAAAAAGGAACTGGGCGTGGAACTCGGCGGCACCACCGCCGACGGCGAGTTTACGCTGGAAGAATCCAGCTGCCTGGGCATGTGCGCCGCCGCGCCCGCCATGATGATTGACGACAAACAGTACGGCAACCTTACCGCCGCCGGCGTAAAAGAGATTCTGCGCCGCGTGAGAAAGGGGGAATAA
- a CDS encoding redox-sensing transcriptional repressor Rex, with product MKSVTNTLRRPAISLDTIRRMSLCLRMLVRLRGQGVETVSSADLAAAMNFSAEQLRKDFSCFGRFGKTGVGYNVEQLATAIRAILGTDRVWNVAVIGAGRLGAALTGYRGFWDFNLRIRAAFDSDPAKAGRRINGIRVYPAGELPAVARRENITVAILAVGETSARQAAELAAKSGIRAILNFAPVSLKLPAGVHVSDMDMSCELETLVYRINKETA from the coding sequence GTGAAATCCGTAACAAACACCCTGCGCCGTCCCGCCATTTCGCTGGACACCATACGCAGAATGAGCCTGTGCCTGAGAATGCTGGTCCGGCTGCGCGGGCAGGGGGTGGAGACGGTAAGCTCCGCGGACCTGGCGGCGGCGATGAATTTTTCGGCGGAGCAGCTGCGCAAGGATTTTTCCTGCTTCGGCAGGTTCGGCAAGACGGGCGTGGGCTACAATGTGGAGCAGCTGGCAACCGCCATACGCGCCATACTGGGAACCGACAGGGTGTGGAATGTGGCCGTAATCGGCGCGGGCAGGCTGGGCGCGGCGCTTACCGGCTACAGGGGGTTTTGGGATTTCAACCTCCGCATCCGCGCCGCTTTTGACAGCGACCCCGCCAAGGCGGGCCGCCGGATAAACGGCATACGGGTCTATCCCGCGGGCGAGCTGCCCGCCGTGGCCCGGCGCGAAAACATCACCGTGGCCATTCTGGCCGTGGGCGAAACCTCCGCCCGGCAGGCGGCGGAGCTGGCCGCCAAAAGCGGGATACGGGCGATACTCAATTTTGCGCCGGTCAGCCTGAAGCTGCCGGCGGGTGTGCATGTTTCGGATATGGACATGTCGTGCGAGCTTGAAACTCTGGTGTATAGAATCAATAAGGAGACTGCATGA
- the hydG gene encoding [FeFe] hydrogenase H-cluster radical SAM maturase HydG, giving the protein MQLDIKPQEYEKYLSGGKDFIENSAPEALLRQAAPPDDARLRDILAKSLEINTLSAQETAALLAVENPGQLAEMFDAASKVKRKVYDNRVVTFAPLYCGNLCVNNCRYCGFRRENSAINRRVLTIDEVKKEAAVLAGAIGHKRLIVVYGEHPSTGADYISETIRAIYSVKVPARRGTGEIRRVNVNAAPMTVEDLKKLKAAGIGTYQVFQETYHRTTYSAAHPADTIKGDYRWRLYALHRAQEAGIDDVAVGALFGLYDWKYEVMGLNAHARDLERCFGIGPHTVSFPRLEAAANTPYAEETGHLVSDADFKRLVSVIRLSIPYAGMIVTARERAEIIRSVIPVCTQRDASTKIGIGSYSERGGQQPSRQQFILGDTRSLDEVIRELAGMGYITSFCTAGYRCGRTGDHIMKMLRSGREGRFCKLNAVLTFREWLDDFASPETKTAGEALIVKEIAEIKARMPGEFTEEMFNTLSDYYRRVSSGERDLCF; this is encoded by the coding sequence ATGCAGTTAGACATAAAGCCGCAGGAATACGAAAAATACCTGTCCGGCGGGAAGGATTTCATTGAAAATTCCGCGCCGGAGGCGCTTTTGCGCCAAGCCGCCCCGCCCGACGATGCAAGGCTGCGCGATATTCTGGCCAAGTCGCTGGAGATAAACACTCTTTCCGCGCAGGAAACCGCCGCGCTGCTTGCCGTTGAAAACCCCGGCCAGCTGGCCGAGATGTTTGACGCGGCGTCAAAAGTAAAGCGCAAGGTTTACGACAATCGCGTCGTTACTTTCGCGCCGCTTTACTGCGGCAACCTGTGCGTCAACAACTGCCGCTACTGCGGCTTCCGGCGGGAGAACTCCGCCATAAACCGGCGCGTCCTGACCATAGACGAAGTTAAAAAAGAGGCCGCCGTGCTTGCCGGCGCAATCGGCCACAAACGGCTGATTGTGGTTTACGGCGAGCATCCCTCCACCGGCGCGGATTATATTTCCGAGACCATAAGGGCCATATATTCCGTGAAGGTTCCGGCCCGGCGCGGCACGGGCGAAATCCGCCGCGTCAACGTAAATGCCGCGCCGATGACGGTTGAGGATTTGAAAAAGCTCAAGGCCGCGGGCATAGGCACCTATCAGGTGTTTCAGGAAACCTATCACCGCACAACCTATTCCGCCGCGCATCCGGCGGATACAATCAAAGGCGATTACCGCTGGCGGCTTTACGCGCTGCACCGCGCGCAGGAAGCCGGAATTGACGATGTGGCCGTGGGCGCGCTGTTCGGGCTTTACGACTGGAAATACGAGGTCATGGGCCTAAACGCCCACGCTCGGGATCTGGAGCGGTGCTTTGGCATAGGGCCGCACACCGTCTCTTTTCCCCGGCTGGAAGCGGCGGCCAACACGCCGTATGCTGAGGAGACGGGGCATCTGGTTTCCGACGCGGATTTCAAGCGGCTGGTGTCGGTAATCCGGCTTTCAATCCCGTATGCCGGCATGATTGTAACCGCGCGTGAACGGGCGGAGATTATACGCTCCGTCATCCCGGTCTGCACGCAGCGCGACGCCTCCACCAAAATCGGCATAGGCTCCTACAGCGAGCGCGGCGGCCAGCAGCCCAGCAGACAGCAGTTTATTCTAGGCGACACGCGCAGCCTGGACGAGGTTATCCGCGAGCTTGCGGGGATGGGGTATATAACGTCTTTCTGCACTGCGGGCTACCGCTGCGGCAGGACGGGCGACCATATAATGAAAATGCTGCGCTCCGGCAGGGAGGGGCGGTTCTGCAAGCTCAACGCGGTTCTCACATTCCGCGAATGGCTGGACGATTTCGCCTCGCCGGAAACCAAAACCGCCGGGGAAGCGCTTATCGTAAAGGAAATCGCGGAAATAAAGGCCAGAATGCCGGGCGAGTTCACGGAGGAGATGTTTAATACCCTGAGTGATTATTACCGCCGCGTCTCTTCCGGCGAGCGCGATTTGTGCTTCTGA
- the nuoF gene encoding NADH-quinone oxidoreductase subunit NuoF has protein sequence MKTTILVSHDRRAMAAGAAAAEAALRAEISKRGLDKDISVSATGSLGYEAGGACVLVMPLAVVYTPVTAADAADIIEAASKGRALERLAKPVSKSWKMPASGSHAEKLAAAQQRVILGNAGVIDPENIGEYVSAGGYGALAKALAMKPEEVIAEIKTSELRGRGGAGFPTATKWASAAQEKADIKYVVCNADEGEPGTFKDREIMEGDPHKLIEGMIIAGYAIGASKGYIYIRGEYALSISRLEKAAEAARAKGFLGEKVLGGNFAFDIEIARGAGAYICGEESALIESIEGKRGEPRRKPPYPAQKGLWQKPTVVNNVETLAAVPHIILNGGLWHKALGAEGARGTKIFSIAGDLNWKGVVEIPFGTPVSAIINEIGGGVKGGRKLKAVILGGVSGSLLTDSEIATPVDFNSLAKIEAGPGSGAVIVLDETRSVVEAVLNIARFFKHESCGRCTPCRAGTAQIVRILEKIRDGKAAEDDITKLESLARVMAQTSFCPLGQTAANILSQSLKKFAGEWEACLCAGCACGGNKK, from the coding sequence ATGAAAACCACAATTCTTGTCTCGCATGACAGGCGCGCCATGGCGGCGGGAGCCGCCGCGGCGGAAGCCGCCCTGCGCGCGGAAATTTCCAAACGCGGGCTGGATAAAGATATTTCCGTGTCCGCGACCGGCAGCCTCGGCTACGAGGCGGGCGGGGCCTGCGTCCTGGTGATGCCGCTCGCCGTGGTGTATACGCCGGTAACCGCGGCGGACGCTGCCGATATCATAGAGGCGGCCTCCAAAGGCCGCGCGCTTGAGCGGCTGGCAAAACCGGTTTCCAAAAGCTGGAAGATGCCGGCCTCCGGCAGCCATGCCGAAAAGCTGGCCGCCGCGCAGCAGCGCGTAATACTGGGCAATGCCGGCGTCATAGACCCGGAAAATATCGGCGAATACGTCTCCGCCGGCGGCTACGGCGCGCTGGCAAAGGCGCTGGCCATGAAGCCGGAAGAGGTTATCGCGGAAATAAAGACTTCCGAGCTGCGCGGCAGGGGCGGCGCGGGATTCCCGACGGCGACTAAATGGGCCTCCGCGGCGCAGGAAAAAGCCGACATCAAATACGTAGTCTGCAACGCCGACGAGGGCGAGCCGGGGACCTTCAAGGACCGCGAAATAATGGAAGGCGACCCGCACAAACTCATAGAAGGCATGATAATAGCGGGATACGCCATAGGCGCCTCAAAGGGCTATATCTACATCCGCGGGGAGTATGCGCTGTCCATCTCGCGGCTTGAGAAGGCGGCGGAGGCGGCGCGCGCCAAGGGGTTCCTGGGCGAAAAAGTGCTGGGCGGCAATTTCGCCTTTGACATTGAAATCGCGCGCGGCGCGGGCGCCTACATCTGCGGCGAGGAATCCGCGCTCATAGAATCCATAGAAGGCAAACGCGGCGAGCCGCGCCGCAAGCCGCCCTATCCGGCGCAGAAAGGCCTCTGGCAGAAGCCGACGGTGGTAAACAACGTGGAAACGCTGGCCGCTGTGCCGCATATAATCCTCAACGGCGGGCTCTGGCACAAGGCGCTGGGCGCGGAAGGCGCGCGCGGCACAAAGATATTCAGCATCGCCGGCGACCTCAACTGGAAAGGCGTGGTGGAAATTCCGTTCGGCACGCCGGTGTCTGCAATCATCAACGAAATCGGCGGCGGGGTCAAGGGCGGGCGCAAGCTCAAGGCCGTCATACTGGGCGGCGTCTCCGGCTCGCTTCTGACGGACAGCGAAATTGCCACGCCGGTGGATTTCAACTCGCTGGCTAAAATTGAAGCCGGCCCCGGCAGCGGCGCGGTCATCGTGCTGGACGAGACGCGCTCCGTCGTGGAGGCCGTACTCAACATTGCGCGGTTTTTCAAGCATGAATCCTGCGGGCGCTGCACGCCCTGCCGCGCGGGGACGGCGCAAATCGTGCGCATCCTGGAGAAAATCCGGGACGGCAAGGCCGCCGAAGACGATATAACCAAGCTGGAAAGCCTGGCAAGGGTGATGGCGCAGACCTCGTTCTGCCCGCTGGGCCAGACTGCGGCAAATATACTCTCCCAGTCCCTTAAAAAGTTCGCCGGGGAATGGGAAGCCTGCCTTTGCGCCGGCTGCGCCTGCGGAGGAAACAAGAAATGA